The following is a genomic window from Phaseolus vulgaris cultivar G19833 chromosome 6, P. vulgaris v2.0, whole genome shotgun sequence.
aattaaaagaaaaatgatagtTTAATAATTCTTAAAGTTATATAtgagtttataaataaataaatatatatatatatatatatatatattaaagagtaaatttaaaattaaatgatataaaaaatattaaaataataatattaagagttgtaatgtaattatataaaaattatagatTATCAATTTAtcattattcaaattaaaatcataatatcAAAGATATCAAAGACTATACGCGCATTATTAATGAGAGACAATAATAATTTCGAAAAACTTTTAGATAGAATGTAAACGTAGAATCAGTTTATCTTTTTCAAGATATGGGTTCTGATTGAGCATGACCGTATTGTGAGACAGTTGCATCACTCACCTTCACCAAAAATTGCATCTTTTCAAATAGTGGGAGAACTTTGATTGTAAAatggctgcttcttcctgcacctccgtaccttcttctctcacctccataagtttccaaaaatacccttttataatatttaggattatgtaatctggaagtcatttttcaaatttgtaattagctatcggattacataatccggaagccattcaaatgcatgattacttttcggattacataatccagaaatcttttttaacttccggattatgtaatccggaattcttttttcaaatgcgttttcggattacataatccggaagtgacacaagaaggataaaaatgtattttcattttgtgtatggaggtgccagaagaagacatggaggtgcaggaagataCAGTCTTGTAAAATTAAATGAGATAAAAGAAGACAGCTTCATTTTAAGCCCAGACAGGCATTTTTACTTCCCTTTATACTGTAGGGTAGGGAGCTTTCATTAAAGTAGCCAAACAGAAAGTAACCAAGTTTCACTAATAGCATCCCATCCGAATGATCAAAAtgaaaattatcattttaaagAACTCCAGATGCTGTTGCACCATCAGGGTATCTCATTTTCATTATAGGTGCAAAGTATGCCACTATTGGTGTAACTTCTTACTGATGTGCTTAAGAGAGGACAGTAGCTATAACAGAGCGtgtcaaaaaaaatttagagaacAGGCATTTAAAATGGGTGGGTCCTCCACACATATGAGATCAGTGTCTGCATCAATAAATGCTGAATTTCGGGTTAGTGGGATGCGTATCCAAAAGGTCATTAACTATTTAATTTGTTTCCAGATTGATATCTAAGTGGGACATTATGGAAACTGGAACTTGTGCTATTGAGGACTATTGCTAAAAGCAAAACTTAGCATGAAACACCGAGGAATCCAAATCAATGTAGCTAGGCAAAAGAATTCAAGTTTCAATTAATGTATTGATAAGCTATTCCCTGTATCCAAACCATGAAAGTATCTCTGACTGTAACACAGTAATCAGAAACAAACATCATCCCGAGCAAATGGCCATCATGGTAGATAgcaaattaataaaaactaatatctTTTGGTATGGTTGGGAAATTACaactaaaaagaaaacaatacaCAGCTAGTGGATGGGCAGCCTTGTACAGtaaaataaccttaaaaaaaGAGCAAATACACTTGGCATCAATGTTTTCATGTTTCAAGCGCCACAATAGAGAACTCTTAAATACATATCTGTAGCCTGATGTTTTTAGCTATCATAGTTAgtcatttttcttgttttgtctAAGCATTTTCTCAACTTCTCCACTATATGGTGCAGGATGATAAGCATACTGTTGAAGAACAGAAAAGATAACCATCTCTACACATACCAAAATATTCTGCATTGCTTCCTCAATGTGTTCCACATCTAACCGCAAATGACGAGATTGAATGACGCCAAATTTTGCTAAAACCTCCAGCAACATTCCCTGCACGTGGCAAAGAGAGTTCGTTATTATCAAATAAACAGCCCTAGATGATGATGCAATTATATATGAAggataatacaaaaatatacGGCTAGGAAAAGAATGAAGTTAAATGTAAGAGACAAATGGATGGATCAAGtaaattgaagaacaaaaagtTGTAAATGGAATGGAATGGCCCATCAGTTGGGGAATTCTTCTTGATGGAACTGCTAGGATACTGAGGAATGAACAACAAAATCCAAACTAATTCATCATTCAAAATTTGGGACAAAAGTTAAGGGAAATTAATTTCTAACgaagtttcaatttttaaataattcagaAAGATGTTAGTCTTTAGTTTAGATTTGACATGAGTAGCAAAGAATCTCAATATCAAATTGTCTGATTCATTTCTGATTTGTATTCTTTCCCAATAAATAGACACAGTACAGGGAAGAATATGGGATGATTTTCCCATTTATAACAAAAAATCAATGTTGATTTTCTCTAATTCCTAATTTGCACATTTTAGACTGGATACAATTCTTAGTTTAACACACAACTGTACTTGAACAAGGACGATTCCTGGGCTAATACTCGGAAGGTCTTGAAGATTTATTAAAGATATTTAGTAATTAGATCATGACCATGCAAATTGACTCTATCAGTGAATGATTTAGCTACTTCACCGGCAAAGTATTTACATAAACACTCCCCAAACTACAACACAATAGGAACTTAAGCTGtccaaaaaataaaatccaACCTGATCAAGTGTTTTATAGTAACAACAATAAAACTGACAAGCACTCAGTGAGATCAGTTGCATGGATCAAAACCCACCATATCGTTCTGTTGTAAATCACGCCTATAGTTTTCCTTAGCCTTCTTCTAGTGACTGGGTTACTTTTCCATTTGGTCTACTCTCCTTACTTGGGCTTCTATAAGTTTTCTCATGCCTGAACTACCAAAGGTTGTACCATCTTTTCTACAATAGGTGCTACCTCCATATTTTCCATGTATCCCTAAACCTGTTTTGCCTAGTGTGTTCAGTCATCAAACACAAGACACTCATTTGTGCTACATTGAGTTTTTCTCTTGATGGCTACAccaaaataagtaaataataaGTAAAATCATAATATAGCCTAATTATTTGTATCGATTCTATAAGTAaagacatattttttttttctgtatgtAAAGAAAAGACCATACCAACAAGCATTATTATAAGTTCAGCATGTTTTGTGGTTCAAAAATTGCAGTTTCTATATTCCTCTAACAGGGAGGGGTCTGCGGCTCTCTGCTGCCATTAACTCAGATTATCTGATGACTATATAAAGGATATGGAGTTTACCTGCCAAAAGCAGAAGAAAACAATCCCTTTGATACACAAGAATTTCGCTAGAGGTGTGTGTGGTGCCAGTTCTTTAGCAAACACATGGTAAAAGACCACCAGAGAATACAAGGCTAACGACACAGATATGTTGAGGATGATGGTGAATGTCCAGCTCAACCAAGTTGGATACAGCCCAAGTAACTGTAATGAAATCATCAGAATGGAACATACTGGACGGATAACAACAAATTGCCATGTCCAATATTTTAGAAGCTTCAAATTGCGGTAGTTCAGGTGAACAGTATGAGGCTGCAAAAGTTCAATTTACACAATTATGAATACAATGACATCATTAACGACATATACAATAAGTAAATTTCTTGTGAGAAGAACAAATCCATTCTCCTCAAAAGTTTAGCACAGTTCTAAGTAGTCACACCTGAAAAAGTGTCATGGGAAAAGAGTGATGAATTTCCCTGCCTTTAATTTCATCGGGCACAACGTTTCCACTGATTGATATGTTCAAGTAACTATACATCAAAGCCAGAAACTTGGCAATGACCAAAGCTTCATAACATTCTTTAACTGACTCCAAAAAGGTGAAAAACTCCTTGCTTCCTCTAATATCCAAGAGACCCACAAAGGAGACAGTTGCATAAAGGGGAGCCATAAGAATGATGATGAGTATAGCCTTTTGCTCTTTTGGATTCT
Proteins encoded in this region:
- the LOC137832640 gene encoding uncharacterized protein yields the protein MIDLSTLNPAQITVMGSAFCVMLSMHFTSQLLSQHLFYWKNPKEQKAILIIILMAPLYATVSFVGLLDIRGSKEFFTFLESVKECYEALVIAKFLALMYSYLNISISGNVVPDEIKGREIHHSFPMTLFQPHTVHLNYRNLKLLKYWTWQFVVIRPVCSILMISLQLLGLYPTWLSWTFTIILNISVSLALYSLVVFYHVFAKELAPHTPLAKFLCIKGIVFFCFWQGMLLEVLAKFGVIQSRHLRLDVEHIEEAMQNILVCVEMVIFSVLQQYAYHPAPYSGEVEKMLRQNKKND